The genomic DNA TCAGTCTGTATTTCGAAAAGTTCAAGGAAAGGAAGGGGATTGTCACGGGCAAACGCAGAAGAAAAATATACAGGATACCCATTTGGAAGGGTGATCTTTATAATAAAGAAAAGATTTTCTTCACCGGTGATTCCGCAGGACAGGTGATGCCACTTACCTATGAAGGGATCTATTATGCAATGAAGGCAGGTCAATTCGCCGCGCAGGCTGTCCTTGAGAAAAAGGCGGATAATTACAGGAGGATATGGACAAACAGCTTTCAAAAACGCTTCAGACTTATGGAAAAACTCAGAAACTACTTTCTCCGGGACGATGAATCTGCGGAGAGGCTGGTTGCCTTGCACCGCAGAGAAGAGATCCGGGAGGCATCTCTCAGACTCTGGGTCAGACACAGCAGCAGTACTGATAGCATTCCGGGGTATATGAAATTTTTCGGAAAATTCCTGCGTTGAGCCTGAGACGATTCTTCATTTATTCATTTGCGGTGCATCTCCTTGTTCTTGCTGCAATTCTCGTCCTCATGCCGGCTGAACAGAAACAGAAAAAGGGAGAAGATTTCTTTGCAAAAATCATTTCTCCCGAAGAACTCCTGCGTACGCCACAGACTGTCCCGATGCCCGGACCTCGGCCCGGAATCAAACCCTCTCCGGGAGCGCCGGGGACACATTCCCCGGTCATGAAGCCCGCGCCTTCAAAACAAGAACGTGGCATCATACCCGGAGACAGGGACACCGTTCCCTCCCGTCCCCCTTCCCCTCATATTCCTTCGCCCCCTCCTTCACCGGAACAGCGCGGAGACGGCAGGGAACGTCCTCCTTCATCCCTGAAACCGTATCCCGGGGAACCATCTGTGAGGGAAAAGCTCTTTGACAAAAAAATAATCGGCGACATTGCAAAGAGAGAAACCGAAAAACTGCAGGAAAAAGAAATCAGGGACACGGCTATTACATTCGATACCAAGGAATATAAGTTCCTGATCTATAACAGGCGACTGAAAGAACGCATCGAGAGCATCTGGATATACCCTCCCGATGCCGCAGCGCGAGGAATTTACGGAGACCTCAGGATCCGCTTTACGATCAGGAAAAACGGACAGCTTGGGGCGGTTGAGATTACAAGGACGTCTGGCCACAAAAACCTTGACGATGCCGCAATTAAGGCGTTGAGGGACGGAGCTCCATATTGGCCGCTGCCGGCAGAATGGGGCATGGACGCATATACAATAGAAGGCCACTTTATTTATACTATATACGGTTACTACATACGATAGCGCTTTGCTTTGAACCTTTTTGAACTCTACAATGAGACCGAGACTGTATTTGAAAGTCGGGGATGTCGTCAGGCATACCCGCTACAGCACATGGGGCGATGGAGAAGTCATAGAAGAACGTCATTCAACGCTTCCGGGCGGCTTCTGCCTTGTGAGAGTACTGTTTGAAGACGGTGTTGAAAGATCCTTTATTAACGACCTGAACAACGAATGCTGCTGCTATTATTCCGGCCTGAGAGTCTGCGAAATTTAAGATTTAGGTTAAGTTTGTTCTGTAACACTACATAATAAAAGAATTTTCTTGACAAAATAATCTCTTGATGGTTTAATTTTTAACATGGGCCCTTACACGTGTCTTATTGAGAGAGAGACACCTGCCATTTTAGTCGTGGATGATATGGAATCGAATCTCGAGCTGATGGAGGCGATTTTTCTCAAAGAGGGATTCAGAGTTTACAGCGCTCTGGGAGCAACTGAAGCGATTAATATTTTCAGGAAACAGCCCGTTGATCTCGCGGTGCTCGATGTGATGATGCCGGGTATCGACGGCTTCGAACTCTGCACCAGAATCAAGGACATATCAGGCAAACACTTTTTCCCTGTTATCCTCCTGACCGCGCTCTCGGACAGAACCAGCAGAATAAAGGGCCTTGAATGCGGCGCTGACGATTTCATCAGCAAGCCTTTTGATACATCAGAACTGCTGCTCAAAATCAAATCTCTCCTGAAACTCAAGACCCTTCAGGAAGAACTTGACCACTCAGAAAACATCATCCTGACCATGGCAGTGGCAATGGAAGCAAGAGATCCATATACAAAAGGGCATTCAACACGGGTCAGCAAGCTGTCGGTGGAGTTCTTATCCTTTCTGGGGCTTTCCCAGGAGGACAAGGCGGAAATGAAAAAAGCCGGAATCCTTCACGATATAGGAAAAATCTGCCTGAGTCAGTCTCTGCTCCGCAAGCCCGGCCCCCTCACAAAAGAAGAGGTCGAAATGATCAAGACCCATGCCCTGCTTGGTGAAGATATCTGCCGTCCTCTCGTCTCAATGAGAAGGATACTCCCTGCCATCCGGTACCACCATGAGCGCTGGGATGGCACAGGATTTCCTGACAGGCTTGCCGGCCATGACATTCCGGTCATGGCAAGGATACTCTCGATTGTCGATTCCTTTGATGCGATGGTATCGGTACGTCCATATCGGGATCGCAGATCCGTGAAGGAAACCCTCGAGATAATGAGCGCAGAGCGATACTCCGGCCAGTGGGACTCTGAGCTTCTCGGGTATTTTCTTGACATGATGTACCGTCTCTCAGCGAAGGATTACAGGATAGATGCTTAAATTAGCAATTGCAGGCGGAAATATCGGAGCCAGCGCACTGATTTCCCTTCTCAGGGGAGATACGAGCACCGATCTCATCGGTCTCTATGAAAAGAAACTTGACTCACCCGGTGTAATACTCGCCAGAAAATGGAATATTCCGGTCTTCGAGGAAATTCAGTTACTTTGCAATGCACACCCGGAAATGGTCATCAATGTTGCCGGAGACACAAAAATCAGCAATGAGATCAGAACACTGTCCGGCAACAGAATTGAGGTGATAGAAGGAGTCGGCGCCAGGCTCCTCTGGGAAATCATCGAGAAGCAGAAGCGTGCAAAGCTCGAAGCGTTCAAGGCTATCGAAAACCAGAAGACCGTCTCAGCCCTTCTGTCAAAGATTCCCGTAACATCCCCGGCCAGCGAATTATTCGAACTCATCCTTGACAAGGCGCTCGAACTGACCGAATCGCCTGCCGGCAGTCTTGCCCTGATTGAAAATCACGAAATGAACTTTGTGGTCTCAAAGGGGTTGAGCAAGCGGTTCACAGAAAATACATCGTGGAGCGTAATCCCCGGCGGACTGACCGATATCATTATCCAGAACAGGGAGATTATGGCGATCAGCGACACCCTGAAGGTCGATTATACCAGAAACAATCCTGCGCTTCTCACTGAGAAGATCAGAGCGCTGCTTGCCTGTCCCGTGCTATTGCGGGATCAGGTTATCGGAATCTTTTATATTGATGATTTCAAGCCGAGGCAGTTTTCCGAGCGACAGAAGGCATCCCTGAATCTCATGGCCGGCATCATGAGCGTCTGCATCGACAGGATTGCACTGGCAAGACAGGCAGAAGATTCCAAGCTTGAGTCATTCAATCTGATGGAAGCCTCAAACGACATGGTCATCATGACAGATCCTTCAGGCATTATCACCGTGTTCAACGACAGGGCAACTGCACTTCTCGGGTATTCCGAGCAGTACCTGAAAGGCAGGGATATCAGCCTCCTGCTGAAAGAAACCCTCCTGAAGGAAATCAGGGAAAAGCTTGAAAAACAGGTTGAACTCATCGACCAGGAAGCCACCCTCCTCGGGTCCGGGGGCCGTACACTCGAGGTGAAGCTGAACGCCCTCTCCCTGAAGGACTCAAAAGGAAAGATTTCGGGCTTTATTTTTATATCCAGGAGCCTGAAGGAAGAAAAAGACCTCAAGGAGCTACTGAAAGAGAAGTCCAGAGAGCTGGAAAACCTGAAGCAGAACCTCGAAAAAAAGGTGCTTGAGAGAACAGAAGAACTGGAAAAGACAAACAGGGAGCTTGAATATGCGAACCAGCTGAAAGGCAGGTTCATCGCAAACATGAGCCACGAACTGAGAACGCCCCTGAATTCCGTGCTTGGATTTTCAGACGTGCTGCTCGACAGGACTTTCGGGAATCTGACGGAGAATCAGGAACGGTACATAAAAAACATCTATACCTCCGGAAAACATCTGCTCGAACTGATCAATAATGTCCTTGACATCGCAAAAATAGAGTCAGGCAAATATGAAATGGTCTATGAAACATTCCTCGTCGACGAAGTCATCGGCGATGTCATCAATGTCATGAAATCACTCGCAGAGGATAAGTTCATCGAAATCTTTGTCTCGATCGGTGAAGGTATCAGCACGCTCACGGCAGACAGGGTAAAACTGAAGCAGATCCTTTACAACCTCCTCTCGAATGCAATAAAGTTTACGCCTGAAGGCGGCATGGTGAAAATCGATGTCATGAAGGAAGAATCTGCGGACAAACTGAACGCAGGTGCCGCACCCGGCATTGAGTTCATTAGGTTTTCCGTGCAGGATACCGGCATCGGCATCGGCCCTGAAGACAAGGAAAGGATATTTGACGAGTTCGAACAGGCCAGCACGTCATTAGCAAAAAAATACGGCGGGGTAGGGCTCGGTCTCGCCCTCACGAAAAAGCTGGTGGAGCTGCATGGAGGGGCAATCGCCGTTGAGAGCAACCTTGGAGAGGGAAGCATGTTCTCTTTCTGGATTCCGGTCACCTCCCCTGTGCCTGAAATAACGGAAACAGAGAACCTGGAAGCAGTCAGCCTGAATTTTCCGTGGATGAAAGACGAAGCGCCTCTCATTCTCATTGTTGAGGATGACCTGTCCACCTCAGAGCTCCTTACCCTGCATCTGACCCAATCAGGATATAAAGTCGCCCACGCCTTCAACGGTGAAGAAGCGCTGGAAAAGGCAAGAAAGCTCCAGCCGTTTGCCATCACACTGGACGTCCTCCTCCCGAAAAAAGACGGATGGGAAGTGCTGCAGGAACTGAAGACCGACCAGACGACATCGCATATTCCTGTCATCATTCACTCCATTGTTGACAACAAAGACCTTGCCTTTGCTCTTGGCGCAACTGACTACCTCCTTAAACCGCTTGATAAGGAAGCCATGCTCTCGAAACTCGAGGAAATCACCATTGCAAAAGGCAAACGCGTCCTGCCTGTATCCCTTCTCATCATTGAATCAGAGGATGAGGTGACGAACACCCTGAAGGAGATTTTTGAACCGCAGGGCTTTCTCATGTATACCGCTCCCACCGGGAAAAGGGGGATAGAACTCGCATCCGCGCTCAGGCCGGGAGCGATTCTGCTGAATTTCACCCTTCCGGACATGCTCAGTTATGATGTCATTAAGGAGATCAAGGAAAATCCGTCGACAAAGGACATCCCGATCTTCATACTCACCGAAAGGGATATTTCGGTCGAGGACAGACTGTCTCTTGTCGGAAAGATCGAACGGATCGTTCAGAAATACGCGTTTGATACCAAGGAACTGGTCGGGCATATTAAGGAGCTTGAGATCCTTTACCCCCGCCGGGCAGGGCTCATCGATGACCTCACAGGGGTATTCAGCCACCGGTATTTTCAGATCAGGCTCGCGCAGGAAGTCGAGAGGGCAACACGGTATAAAATCCCCCTGAACCTTCTGCTGCTCGATCTGGATTCATTCAGCCAGTATGTAGCACGTCATGGAGAATACTACGGCAATATCACCCTGAAAAAGGTTGCCGACCTCATACGGAAAAACATACGGGGATCGGATGTGGTCGTCCGCTACGGGGGAGACTCTTTTGCGATCATACTGCCGAATACCGTAATTTCATCAGCTCTCTCGATGAGCAACAGGTTCAATGCGATTATCAAGAATTATCCTTTCATCTATGAGAATTCACAACCAAAGGGACATATCACGGCCAGCATTGGCCTTACCTTTCTTGACGGTCAGACAACAGAGGAATTTATCTTGTGCGCTGAGAAAGCCCTGGCCCGTGCGTTCAACAAAGGGGGAGACAGGGTAGAAGTGTACTCCAAGGAACAGTATGAAAAGGAAGAAGTCGAGCAGTACTGAGTCCTTCTATGTTGCGGTTGAAAGTCCTGTTGGCACACTGTATCTGCTCTTTACAGAAAATACCCTCAGGGGCATTGAATTCAGAAGACCGAATGAAATGCTCCGCAGAAGCGATGCCCCCGCATCCATCATAAGGGAACTCAGGGAATATTTTGCACACGGCAGGCAGAATTTCACACAGAAGATATCCCTTACAAAAGGCTCGGATTTTGACCGCAACGTCTGGCTGGCGCTCCGGGAGATCCCCTACGGAGAGACAAGAACCTATAAATGGCTGGCCGAACAGATAGGCAAGCCGAATGCCTTCAGGGCAGTTGGGCAATCCCTCGGCAGAAACCCGCTTCCCATCATACTCCCCTGCCACCGCGTCATCGAATCCGATGGATCACTCGGGGGTTATTCAGCAGGCACCGACATAAAAAGGCGGCTGCTTGATATTGAATACTATATTAAACTCACAAAGGAAGTTTAGCGCAAAGGGAAAAAACATGCATGAAATCGTGGTGTTCATCACTGCTGCAAAGGAAGAACAAGCAACAAAAATCGCACACGCATTGGTTGAAGCAAGGCTTGCCGGATGCGTTAACATTATCAGCAACATCCGGTCCGTGTACCGCTGGGAAGGCAAAATAGAGAATGATAAAGAAATACTGATGATCGCAAAGACACAGAAAAAGCTTTTCAGGCGGCTTGCAAAAAAGGTGAAAGAGCTCCACAGTTATTCGGTTCCCGAGATCATTGCCATGCCGGTCGTCAGCGGTTCACCGGCTTATCTGAAATGGCTGTCTGAAGTGACCGGCTGAAAGAACCCCTGATGAAAGCCGCTTTTTTCCAGTTTAATCCCCTTTTTGGCAAAAAGGATGACAATCTGCGCAAGGTCTTCTCAGCGGTAAGCGATATGGATGCAGATCTCCTTGTGCTGCCGGAGTTTTTTGCAACCGGGTACCAGTTTATTGCGGAAGACGAGGTGTCGGAGCTCTCCGAGAAGATACCCGGAGGACATACCGTGCAGTTCCTCGCAGAATTGTCGCACTCAAAGAACTGTTACCTTGTTGCCGGTCTCCCGGAGCGGCATGGCGATGCGTTTTTTAACAGTGCGGTGCTCACCGGACCGGACGGGTTTATGGGAGTGTATCGCAAGACCCATCTTTTCTTCGAGGAAAAACGCTTTTTTCAGCCGGGCGATACGGGGTTCCGGGTGTGGGATACCAGGGCAGGCAGAATCGGTGTCATGATATGCTTTGATTGGTTTTTCCCGGAATCAATGAGATCCCTTGCGCTGATGGGAGCCGAGGTGATTGCCCATCCGTCCAACCTGGTACTGCCGTATTGCCCGGACTCCATGCCCGTGAGATGCCTTGAAAACAGAGTGTATGCGATAACAGCCAACAGGATCGGGGAAGAGCAGCGCAAAGAAGGGGTCACCCTGAAATACATCGGTCAGAGCATTATTGCGTCCCCGAATGCGGAGGTGCTGGCGAAGGCGCCGGCAGATCAGGAAATTCTGATGGCAGCAGATATAGACCCCTCTCTTGCAAGGAATAAAGCATTAAACCCTCTCAACGACCTTTTCGATGACCGGCGACCCGAGATGTATGTTTCAGTCAGCATATCCCGCGCCGCCTCTCCGAAAAAAGGGGATTGAGGGAAGTGCCGGCTTTTTTCAGGCTTCGGGGTTGAAATCACCCCTTTTCCCTGCAACTGTCAGAGCGGCAAAGAAAGTTCAGGCCGCTCTCAGAGATACCGTACATATCATCCCTCTTCCAGTACCGCCAGAATATGTTGCAGGGGTTGACGCAGCGTTTCACGGAGACAATATCGTCGCGGTCACCTGCCTTTATACCTATCCTGAGCTCTCTCCTGTCGCGGAGACATTTGCAGTGCAGAAAGTGGCGTTCCCTTATATCCCGGGATTTCTGTCATTCAGGGAAGGCCCTGCGCTCATTGCATCCATAAGGAAATTGAAGGTTATTCCTGACGTAATCCTTTATGATGGTCAGGGGATCGCGCATCCGGAACGGTTCGGCCTTGCTTCCCATGCAGGGGTGCTCCTTGATATCCCTGCGATCGGATGCGCAAAGTCGAGGCTGATCGGTACATATCAGGAACCCGGGGTCCAGAAAGGCCAGTGGTCTGCGCTGTACCATGACGGAAATGTCGTAGGCGCCGTCCTGAGAACGAGAGAACGCACACGGCCGGTCTTTGTCTCTCCCGGACACAGGATTGATATAAAGGATTCCGTAAAGATCGTGCTCGGATGCACGATAAAATATAGAATTCCTGAACCTCTCAGGAGGGCGGATCTCCTGTCCAGGCTCCTGAAAAAAGAAAAATTCGGGTGAGCATTCTCTTCTGATGCGGAACAAAGTCTCAGCAGGTCAGGTGAAATGCCGCGATCACCGTCTTATCCGTCTGAAGGGTGTTAAACAGCTCAGCAGCCTTGTCAGTCTTTTGCACAAACACCTCGATATCCCGGGACTCGAGGTAGTCGCGTGTTTCCTTCGGTACCTTCATCAGCCCGTGTGCACCGGTGCCGATCAGGAGAACCTGCGGTCGTGCGGCAAGCACCTCTTGCAGGTCGGCAACCTCAAGCATATGCCCGGTCTTCCTCCACCACGACGCATCAACCCTGCCGGGATAGATGATCAGATCAGAAGTATATGTTGTGCCACCTATACTCATCCTGCCAAAAGAGTAATGCTCGATTTTCACTTCACACCGCCCTTCATGTTGCTCCACGATGAATAAGGCAACGGTTGATATGCATTGTTTTTTATTGTTTGTGCATGATATCAGGCATATCGTCACATGCACTATTATTATAATAAAGAAACCATGGGATGCGCAGAGTGGAAAGAGACTCTGCCAGCAGGAATACTGACACCGTGAAAAGAAAATACGACCAGACCGGCAGGGAATCAGGGGTTCATGGGCCGCAGTGGGAGATACTCCACGGGGGCTATTTTTCCGACCCCGCGGTCGCGGCTCCCTTTCTGGAGAGCGTGCAGCAGGCAATCGTTCTCTCAGGGCCTGAGGTCATTGTTGACCTCGGTGGTGGAACAGGATTCATGCTCCGCGAACTGCTGAAACACCGTTCAGCAGCCGGGCTGCATCTGGTAAATCTTGATATTTCACAAAAGCAGCTCGACATGACAGGCGAACATCGCATCGTGACAGTGAGGAAATCTATCAATGAGTTCCGAAGGGAAGATGCGGAGCGGGCTGAGAAGCGATTCCTTTTTATCATGCGTTCTGCGCTGCACTACTTTGGCCGTGACGGGATGATGCCGGCATTGCGTCATCTGCGCGCTCAGATGAAACGCGGCGAGTTTTTTGTGCATCAGACAGCCTGCCTCACCCGCGGCAGGGAGGCCCGGTGTCTGAACCGTCTTTATG from Nitrospirota bacterium includes the following:
- a CDS encoding energy transducer TonB — protein: MSLRRFFIYSFAVHLLVLAAILVLMPAEQKQKKGEDFFAKIISPEELLRTPQTVPMPGPRPGIKPSPGAPGTHSPVMKPAPSKQERGIIPGDRDTVPSRPPSPHIPSPPPSPEQRGDGRERPPSSLKPYPGEPSVREKLFDKKIIGDIAKRETEKLQEKEIRDTAITFDTKEYKFLIYNRRLKERIESIWIYPPDAAARGIYGDLRIRFTIRKNGQLGAVEITRTSGHKNLDDAAIKALRDGAPYWPLPAEWGMDAYTIEGHFIYTIYGYYIR
- a CDS encoding methylated-DNA--[protein]-cysteine S-methyltransferase, which produces MKRKKSSSTESFYVAVESPVGTLYLLFTENTLRGIEFRRPNEMLRRSDAPASIIRELREYFAHGRQNFTQKISLTKGSDFDRNVWLALREIPYGETRTYKWLAEQIGKPNAFRAVGQSLGRNPLPIILPCHRVIESDGSLGGYSAGTDIKRRLLDIEYYIKLTKEV
- a CDS encoding nitrilase-related carbon-nitrogen hydrolase — its product is MKAAFFQFNPLFGKKDDNLRKVFSAVSDMDADLLVLPEFFATGYQFIAEDEVSELSEKIPGGHTVQFLAELSHSKNCYLVAGLPERHGDAFFNSAVLTGPDGFMGVYRKTHLFFEEKRFFQPGDTGFRVWDTRAGRIGVMICFDWFFPESMRSLALMGAEVIAHPSNLVLPYCPDSMPVRCLENRVYAITANRIGEEQRKEGVTLKYIGQSIIASPNAEVLAKAPADQEILMAADIDPSLARNKALNPLNDLFDDRRPEMYVSVSISRAASPKKGD
- a CDS encoding HD domain-containing phosphohydrolase codes for the protein MGPYTCLIERETPAILVVDDMESNLELMEAIFLKEGFRVYSALGATEAINIFRKQPVDLAVLDVMMPGIDGFELCTRIKDISGKHFFPVILLTALSDRTSRIKGLECGADDFISKPFDTSELLLKIKSLLKLKTLQEELDHSENIILTMAVAMEARDPYTKGHSTRVSKLSVEFLSFLGLSQEDKAEMKKAGILHDIGKICLSQSLLRKPGPLTKEEVEMIKTHALLGEDICRPLVSMRRILPAIRYHHERWDGTGFPDRLAGHDIPVMARILSIVDSFDAMVSVRPYRDRRSVKETLEIMSAERYSGQWDSELLGYFLDMMYRLSAKDYRIDA
- a CDS encoding diguanylate cyclase codes for the protein MLKLAIAGGNIGASALISLLRGDTSTDLIGLYEKKLDSPGVILARKWNIPVFEEIQLLCNAHPEMVINVAGDTKISNEIRTLSGNRIEVIEGVGARLLWEIIEKQKRAKLEAFKAIENQKTVSALLSKIPVTSPASELFELILDKALELTESPAGSLALIENHEMNFVVSKGLSKRFTENTSWSVIPGGLTDIIIQNREIMAISDTLKVDYTRNNPALLTEKIRALLACPVLLRDQVIGIFYIDDFKPRQFSERQKASLNLMAGIMSVCIDRIALARQAEDSKLESFNLMEASNDMVIMTDPSGIITVFNDRATALLGYSEQYLKGRDISLLLKETLLKEIREKLEKQVELIDQEATLLGSGGRTLEVKLNALSLKDSKGKISGFIFISRSLKEEKDLKELLKEKSRELENLKQNLEKKVLERTEELEKTNRELEYANQLKGRFIANMSHELRTPLNSVLGFSDVLLDRTFGNLTENQERYIKNIYTSGKHLLELINNVLDIAKIESGKYEMVYETFLVDEVIGDVINVMKSLAEDKFIEIFVSIGEGISTLTADRVKLKQILYNLLSNAIKFTPEGGMVKIDVMKEESADKLNAGAAPGIEFIRFSVQDTGIGIGPEDKERIFDEFEQASTSLAKKYGGVGLGLALTKKLVELHGGAIAVESNLGEGSMFSFWIPVTSPVPEITETENLEAVSLNFPWMKDEAPLILIVEDDLSTSELLTLHLTQSGYKVAHAFNGEEALEKARKLQPFAITLDVLLPKKDGWEVLQELKTDQTTSHIPVIIHSIVDNKDLAFALGATDYLLKPLDKEAMLSKLEEITIAKGKRVLPVSLLIIESEDEVTNTLKEIFEPQGFLMYTAPTGKRGIELASALRPGAILLNFTLPDMLSYDVIKEIKENPSTKDIPIFILTERDISVEDRLSLVGKIERIVQKYAFDTKELVGHIKELEILYPRRAGLIDDLTGVFSHRYFQIRLAQEVERATRYKIPLNLLLLDLDSFSQYVARHGEYYGNITLKKVADLIRKNIRGSDVVVRYGGDSFAIILPNTVISSALSMSNRFNAIIKNYPFIYENSQPKGHITASIGLTFLDGQTTEEFILCAEKALARAFNKGGDRVEVYSKEQYEKEEVEQY
- a CDS encoding DUF3553 domain-containing protein; this encodes MRPRLYLKVGDVVRHTRYSTWGDGEVIEERHSTLPGGFCLVRVLFEDGVERSFINDLNNECCCYYSGLRVCEI
- the cutA gene encoding divalent-cation tolerance protein CutA — encoded protein: MHEIVVFITAAKEEQATKIAHALVEARLAGCVNIISNIRSVYRWEGKIENDKEILMIAKTQKKLFRRLAKKVKELHSYSVPEIIAMPVVSGSPAYLKWLSEVTG
- a CDS encoding class I SAM-dependent methyltransferase, encoding MERDSASRNTDTVKRKYDQTGRESGVHGPQWEILHGGYFSDPAVAAPFLESVQQAIVLSGPEVIVDLGGGTGFMLRELLKHRSAAGLHLVNLDISQKQLDMTGEHRIVTVRKSINEFRREDAERAEKRFLFIMRSALHYFGRDGMMPALRHLRAQMKRGEFFVHQTACLTRGREARCLNRLYDCMDSQKWYPTCTYLAACLKKTGWQIRSVIPAPPLRLTSRDLARRYNLGRQHLAEIRTIFRTHSENLADIFRNTPEGFEALLHYRIFTCIAE
- a CDS encoding Mth938-like domain-containing protein: MKIEHYSFGRMSIGGTTYTSDLIIYPGRVDASWWRKTGHMLEVADLQEVLAARPQVLLIGTGAHGLMKVPKETRDYLESRDIEVFVQKTDKAAELFNTLQTDKTVIAAFHLTC
- the nfi gene encoding deoxyribonuclease V (cleaves DNA at apurinic or apyrimidinic sites) — translated: MKSPLFPATVRAAKKVQAALRDTVHIIPLPVPPEYVAGVDAAFHGDNIVAVTCLYTYPELSPVAETFAVQKVAFPYIPGFLSFREGPALIASIRKLKVIPDVILYDGQGIAHPERFGLASHAGVLLDIPAIGCAKSRLIGTYQEPGVQKGQWSALYHDGNVVGAVLRTRERTRPVFVSPGHRIDIKDSVKIVLGCTIKYRIPEPLRRADLLSRLLKKEKFG